From Scophthalmus maximus strain ysfricsl-2021 chromosome 14, ASM2237912v1, whole genome shotgun sequence, one genomic window encodes:
- the rftn2 gene encoding raftlin-2 isoform X3: MGCGLRKLEEPEDRSPGKIYSTLKRPQVEARGDPVYEYVLLDFSLEGSRPTVQYVASLSELPQALQPYYTQGYVLTALHPIILSVGRTRSLPFSLLYRAILTRPRTSRQMSSLYHTVPVLRVEEWPLPGDSLTGDTVRALIDRVNSSARGGVRFVGSVLQQVSGITNGRVHSPKRGCRSPPRSPPRTPPGDRELEENTYSPDLRLFVFFHSWAPGCAPLDSLACQYHQGALSMRVSRKGQVVSALEADWLELTAAYYRKGWSLVDSFVYWDTPKGEPVPRSLEGLFVYEERSTSPPANDTIVVEQWTVIEESSVKTDYGPLLHTLAEFGWLLTCVLPTPIIRHDSDGNLATKQVVFLQRPVRGQTAGQQKNQPLSVHSDVSSRSVSRSVSSATVPPEELSSAAGGIGGFPVFGGGYPSAMSHLEEGGFEQEEGKAEVTCM; this comes from the exons ATGGGCTGCGGCTtgaggaagctggaggagccGGAGGACCGCAGCCCCGGGAAGATCTACTCCACCCTGAAGCGGCCGCAGGTGGAGGCGAGGGGCGACCCCGTGTACGAGTACGTGCTGCTGGACTTCAGCCTGGAGG GAAGCCGTCCCACGGTCCAGTATGTGGCGTCTCTGTCCGAGCTGCCCCAGGCCCTGCAGCCCTACTACACTCAAGGCTACGTCCTGACCGCCCTGCACCCCATCATCCTGTCTGTGGGCCGGACGCGCTCGCTGCCCTTCAGCCTGCTGTACCGCGCCATCCTGACCCGTCCCAGAACCAG CAGGCAGATGTCGTCCCTGTATCACACTGTTCCGGTGCTGAGGGTGGAGGAGTGGCCGTTACCTGGAGACTCGCTGACGGGCGACACTGTCCGGGCGCTCATCGACAGG GTGAACAGCAGCGCCCGAGGGGGCGTTCGATTCGTGGGCTCCGTCCTCCAGCAGGTGAGCGGGATCACGAACGGCAGGGTCCACAGCCCGAAGAGGGGCTGTCGCTCCCCCCCACGCAGCCCTCCGCGGACTCCGCCCGGagacagagagctggaggagaacacCTACAGTCCCG accTGAGGTTGTTCGTCTTCTTCCACTCCTGGGCCCCGGGCTGTGCTCCTCTGGACTCTCTGGCCTGTCAgtaccaccagggggcgctctCCATGCGCGTCTCCAGGAAGGGTCAGGTGGTCAGCGCCCTGGAGGCCGACTGGCTGGAGCTGACCGCCGCCTACTACCGCAAAGGCTGGTCGCTGGTGGACTCCTTCGTCTACTGGGACACGCCCAAAG GCGAGCCGGTGCCCAGATCACTGGAGGGCTTGTTTGTGTACGAGGAGAGAAGCACCTCCCCTCCCGCCAACGACACCATCGTCGTCGAGCAGTGGACGGTGATCGAG GAGTCCAGCGTGAAGACGGACTACGGGCCCCTCCTTCACACCCTGGCTGAGTTCGGCTGGCTGCTCACATGTGTGCTGCCCACGCCCATCATCCGACACGACAG CGACGGGAACCTGGCAACCAAGCAGGTGGTGTTTCTGCAGAGGCCCGTCAGGGGTCAAACAGCGGGACAACAGAAGAACCAG CCTCTGTCCGTGCACAGCGACGTGTCCAGTCGCTCCGTCAGCCGCTCGGTGAGCAGCGCCACCGTCCCTCCGGAGGAGCTCTCCTCTGCCGCGGGAGGCATCGGGGGCTTCCCGGTGTTCGGAGGGGGGTACCCCAGCGCCATGTCCCACCTGGAGGAAGGCGGCTtcgagcaggaggaggggaaggccGAGGTCACCTGTATGTAA
- the rftn2 gene encoding raftlin-2 isoform X2, whose translation MGCGLRKLEEPEDRSPGKIYSTLKRPQVEARGDPVYEYVLLDFSLEGSRPTVQYVASLSELPQALQPYYTQGYVLTALHPIILSVGRTRSLPFSLLYRAILTRPRTRQMSSLYHTVPVLRVEEWPLPGDSLTGDTVRALIDRVNSSARGGVRFVGSVLQQVSGITNGRVHSPKRGCRSPPRSPPRTPPGDRELEENTYSPDLRLFVFFHSWAPGCAPLDSLACQYHQGALSMRVSRKGQVVSALEADWLELTAAYYRKGWSLVDSFVYWDTPKGRLTSGEPVPRSLEGLFVYEERSTSPPANDTIVVEQWTVIEESSVKTDYGPLLHTLAEFGWLLTCVLPTPIIRHDSDGNLATKQVVFLQRPVRGQTAGQQKNQPLSVHSDVSSRSVSRSVSSATVPPEELSSAAGGIGGFPVFGGGYPSAMSHLEEGGFEQEEGKAEVTCM comes from the exons ATGGGCTGCGGCTtgaggaagctggaggagccGGAGGACCGCAGCCCCGGGAAGATCTACTCCACCCTGAAGCGGCCGCAGGTGGAGGCGAGGGGCGACCCCGTGTACGAGTACGTGCTGCTGGACTTCAGCCTGGAGG GAAGCCGTCCCACGGTCCAGTATGTGGCGTCTCTGTCCGAGCTGCCCCAGGCCCTGCAGCCCTACTACACTCAAGGCTACGTCCTGACCGCCCTGCACCCCATCATCCTGTCTGTGGGCCGGACGCGCTCGCTGCCCTTCAGCCTGCTGTACCGCGCCATCCTGACCCGTCCCAGAACCAG GCAGATGTCGTCCCTGTATCACACTGTTCCGGTGCTGAGGGTGGAGGAGTGGCCGTTACCTGGAGACTCGCTGACGGGCGACACTGTCCGGGCGCTCATCGACAGG GTGAACAGCAGCGCCCGAGGGGGCGTTCGATTCGTGGGCTCCGTCCTCCAGCAGGTGAGCGGGATCACGAACGGCAGGGTCCACAGCCCGAAGAGGGGCTGTCGCTCCCCCCCACGCAGCCCTCCGCGGACTCCGCCCGGagacagagagctggaggagaacacCTACAGTCCCG accTGAGGTTGTTCGTCTTCTTCCACTCCTGGGCCCCGGGCTGTGCTCCTCTGGACTCTCTGGCCTGTCAgtaccaccagggggcgctctCCATGCGCGTCTCCAGGAAGGGTCAGGTGGTCAGCGCCCTGGAGGCCGACTGGCTGGAGCTGACCGCCGCCTACTACCGCAAAGGCTGGTCGCTGGTGGACTCCTTCGTCTACTGGGACACGCCCAAAGGTCGGTTGACTTCAG GCGAGCCGGTGCCCAGATCACTGGAGGGCTTGTTTGTGTACGAGGAGAGAAGCACCTCCCCTCCCGCCAACGACACCATCGTCGTCGAGCAGTGGACGGTGATCGAG GAGTCCAGCGTGAAGACGGACTACGGGCCCCTCCTTCACACCCTGGCTGAGTTCGGCTGGCTGCTCACATGTGTGCTGCCCACGCCCATCATCCGACACGACAG CGACGGGAACCTGGCAACCAAGCAGGTGGTGTTTCTGCAGAGGCCCGTCAGGGGTCAAACAGCGGGACAACAGAAGAACCAG CCTCTGTCCGTGCACAGCGACGTGTCCAGTCGCTCCGTCAGCCGCTCGGTGAGCAGCGCCACCGTCCCTCCGGAGGAGCTCTCCTCTGCCGCGGGAGGCATCGGGGGCTTCCCGGTGTTCGGAGGGGGGTACCCCAGCGCCATGTCCCACCTGGAGGAAGGCGGCTtcgagcaggaggaggggaaggccGAGGTCACCTGTATGTAA
- the mob4 gene encoding MOB-like protein phocein yields the protein MVMAEGAAVLRRNRPGTKAKDFYNWPDESFEEMDSTLAVQQYIQQNIRSDCSNIDKILEPPEGQDEGVWKYEHLRQFCLELNGLAVKLQSDCHPDTCTQMTATEQWIFLCAAHKTPKECPAIDYTRHTLDGAACLLNSNKYFPSRVSIKESSVAKLGSVCRRIYRIFSHAYFHHRQIFDKYENETFLCHRFTRFVMKYNLMSKDNLIVPILEEEVQNTSSAGESEA from the exons ATGGTCATGGCGGAGGGTGCTGCAGTTCTCAGGAGGAATCGGCCTGGAACCAAGGCGAAG GATTTCTACAACTGGCCGGATGAATCCTTTGAGGAGATGGACAGCACCCTGGCTGTCCAACAG TACATTCAGCAGAACATTCGGTCAGATTGCTCCAATATCGACAAAATCCTGGAGCCCCCGGAGGGTCAGGACGAGGGCGTGTGGAAGTACGAACACCTCAG GCAGTTTTGTTTGGAGCTCAACGGACTTGCTGTAAAACTGCAG AGCGACTGTCATCCAGACACATGCACCCAGATGACGGCCACAGAGCAGTGGATCTTTCTATGTGCTGCCCACAAGACACCCAAAGAG TGCCCTGCCATTGACTACACCAGGCACACGCTGGACGGAGCTGCCTGTCTTCTCAATAGCAACAAATATTTCCCCAGCAG GGTGAGCATCAAAGAGTCGTCAGTGGCCAAACTGGGTTCCGTGTGTCGTCGCATCTACAGGATATTCTCTCACGCCTACTTCCATCACCGCCAGATATTCGACAAGTACGAG aaTGAGACGTTCCTGTGTCACCGGTTCACACGCTTCGTCATGAAGTACAACCTGATGTCCAAGGACAACCTGATCGTTCCCATCCTGGAGGAGGAAGTGCAGAACACCTCGTCAGCCGGGGAGAGCGAGGCCTGA
- the hspe1 gene encoding 10 kDa heat shock protein, mitochondrial, whose amino-acid sequence MVYHIRVVFFRNFRSGSLTAASVQCACAFWKLRSRVEGGGGLRTAASSRTTRSVCRINAPHGPGLQAPRRRTPQNHEHVITMAFRKFLPLFDRVLVERLTAETVTKGGIMLPEKSQGKVLHATVKAVGPGSVSQKGDLQAVSVKVGEKVLLPEYGGTKVVLDDKDYFLFRDADILGKYVE is encoded by the exons ATGGTCTATCACATCCGGG TAGTTTTTTTCCGGAACTTTCGGTCAGGCAGCTTAACGGCCGCCTCTGTCCAGTGCGCATGCGCGTTCTGGAAGCTTCGCTCACGTgtagaggggggagggggtctaCGTACAGCAGCCTCCAGCCGGACGACGCGCTCAGTGTGTCGGATCAACGCTCCTCACGGACCCGGTCTACAAGCTCCACGCCGCCGAACTCCTCAGAACCACGAACACGTCATAACCATG gcCTTCAGAAAGTTCCTGCCCTTGTTCGACCGGGTGCTGGTGGAGCGCCTCACCGCCGAGACGGTGACGAAGGGTGGCATCATGCTGCCGGAGAAGTCCCAGGGCAAAGTGCTGCATGCCACCGTCAAGGCTGTCGGACCGGGCTCCGTGTCCCAG aaagGCGACTTGCAGGCAGTCAGTGTGAAGGTAGGAGAGAAAGTCCTGCTCCCAGAGTACGGAGGAACTAAAGTTGTGCTGGATGACAAG GACTACTTCCTGTTCCGCGACGCCGACATCCTCGGCAAATACGTTGAATGA
- the rftn2 gene encoding raftlin-2 isoform X1, protein MGCGLRKLEEPEDRSPGKIYSTLKRPQVEARGDPVYEYVLLDFSLEGSRPTVQYVASLSELPQALQPYYTQGYVLTALHPIILSVGRTRSLPFSLLYRAILTRPRTSRQMSSLYHTVPVLRVEEWPLPGDSLTGDTVRALIDRVNSSARGGVRFVGSVLQQVSGITNGRVHSPKRGCRSPPRSPPRTPPGDRELEENTYSPDLRLFVFFHSWAPGCAPLDSLACQYHQGALSMRVSRKGQVVSALEADWLELTAAYYRKGWSLVDSFVYWDTPKGRLTSGEPVPRSLEGLFVYEERSTSPPANDTIVVEQWTVIEESSVKTDYGPLLHTLAEFGWLLTCVLPTPIIRHDSDGNLATKQVVFLQRPVRGQTAGQQKNQPLSVHSDVSSRSVSRSVSSATVPPEELSSAAGGIGGFPVFGGGYPSAMSHLEEGGFEQEEGKAEVTCM, encoded by the exons ATGGGCTGCGGCTtgaggaagctggaggagccGGAGGACCGCAGCCCCGGGAAGATCTACTCCACCCTGAAGCGGCCGCAGGTGGAGGCGAGGGGCGACCCCGTGTACGAGTACGTGCTGCTGGACTTCAGCCTGGAGG GAAGCCGTCCCACGGTCCAGTATGTGGCGTCTCTGTCCGAGCTGCCCCAGGCCCTGCAGCCCTACTACACTCAAGGCTACGTCCTGACCGCCCTGCACCCCATCATCCTGTCTGTGGGCCGGACGCGCTCGCTGCCCTTCAGCCTGCTGTACCGCGCCATCCTGACCCGTCCCAGAACCAG CAGGCAGATGTCGTCCCTGTATCACACTGTTCCGGTGCTGAGGGTGGAGGAGTGGCCGTTACCTGGAGACTCGCTGACGGGCGACACTGTCCGGGCGCTCATCGACAGG GTGAACAGCAGCGCCCGAGGGGGCGTTCGATTCGTGGGCTCCGTCCTCCAGCAGGTGAGCGGGATCACGAACGGCAGGGTCCACAGCCCGAAGAGGGGCTGTCGCTCCCCCCCACGCAGCCCTCCGCGGACTCCGCCCGGagacagagagctggaggagaacacCTACAGTCCCG accTGAGGTTGTTCGTCTTCTTCCACTCCTGGGCCCCGGGCTGTGCTCCTCTGGACTCTCTGGCCTGTCAgtaccaccagggggcgctctCCATGCGCGTCTCCAGGAAGGGTCAGGTGGTCAGCGCCCTGGAGGCCGACTGGCTGGAGCTGACCGCCGCCTACTACCGCAAAGGCTGGTCGCTGGTGGACTCCTTCGTCTACTGGGACACGCCCAAAGGTCGGTTGACTTCAG GCGAGCCGGTGCCCAGATCACTGGAGGGCTTGTTTGTGTACGAGGAGAGAAGCACCTCCCCTCCCGCCAACGACACCATCGTCGTCGAGCAGTGGACGGTGATCGAG GAGTCCAGCGTGAAGACGGACTACGGGCCCCTCCTTCACACCCTGGCTGAGTTCGGCTGGCTGCTCACATGTGTGCTGCCCACGCCCATCATCCGACACGACAG CGACGGGAACCTGGCAACCAAGCAGGTGGTGTTTCTGCAGAGGCCCGTCAGGGGTCAAACAGCGGGACAACAGAAGAACCAG CCTCTGTCCGTGCACAGCGACGTGTCCAGTCGCTCCGTCAGCCGCTCGGTGAGCAGCGCCACCGTCCCTCCGGAGGAGCTCTCCTCTGCCGCGGGAGGCATCGGGGGCTTCCCGGTGTTCGGAGGGGGGTACCCCAGCGCCATGTCCCACCTGGAGGAAGGCGGCTtcgagcaggaggaggggaaggccGAGGTCACCTGTATGTAA